A genome region from Blautia coccoides includes the following:
- a CDS encoding DUF11 domain-containing protein, with product MAESKDGTGRASVRAPFTCDSKMILFSGRPTSWYEVEMVTGRADLRGNLVPDSDVNAIGYNVLDNYIYGYDQTANQLVRVGNDGWTDVLTPRPQGLPADFYNAGTLDLNGYYYLYVSGEQRFYTVDLRPGSPSYLKLVDPAAGYVEQTDDYGTALTEPLNIGDWVWSPQENVLYGVANDGTVYRIYPDGQVTALDTAGPNPGTAFGAAVMDQNGVLYAVSGGDGTIYRYLIDQNRAQAARFSSTIQNSFQDGTMCPYAALEVDFGDAPDIGGTAGSGNYNTLLTSDGPRHRITDGLTLGLQITGETEAHQNARADGDDLEKQIQDDGLAVPPVPLTVTDTMYHVNVAVRNITGTGANLYGWIDFNNNGLFEEDEAVHQTVPSSSQTQMITLDFTVPPSVQLRPGHTFLRLRLTTDDLSEGTQQGQDIRSVGPASDGEVEDYILQIQALADLSVEKTAVPDVLNEGDQIIYTILIRNQGPDPALEVQLADDVPEEITLPEYSTDNGGTWNPWTGSLDIGEMQSGEERTVLIRGIFSSSTATQVENTARVVTVSQDDDPYNNTSTVITSVNRSADLSVAKSADPSPATAGKQVEFAIEVSNQGPDNALNATVADYIPAEIENPVISYNGGATWSVFDGRTGVFDLPSGEHVSFLIRGDLQARAAGSFTNTAEVQSETPDPDSSNNTDTIEVLINQSADLAVTKTPLEPAVYEGQRIQYSIEIENRGPSDAANVTLTDAVPAEIADAEFSLNGGSVWNIWSGSYTWPVFSAESSVTVLLRGTAVPGFTGTVKNTASVNSSVPDPDPDNNSSEAEVTVEPGADLTLTKTASPDRIIAGQRVIYTITAQNQGPGRAENVIIKDTASPYLMEAEYSVDNGTTWLPWGGSYAVTSLDAGENVEIFLRGRSEPSFTGTLHNTASVSSDTPDPDPGNNTDDAEVTVDVSADLSVRKTAEPNPARPGASVTYEVVVKNFGPSDAVQVTLEDTMPSVLVNLEYSVDDGENWNLWNGSWTTEFLAAGTFVNVLLRGFVPHNASGQLRNTAAVSSNTQDPYPDNNRIELVTPIAPMPELFITKTAYPDCAIPCEYLVYTILVENSGSADAEDVMLTDYIPRELWNLQFSMDGGGTWSEWKGSELIGTIRRGETVTVLIAGMVHARACGVITNTASVSGAGSEEYYPEDSVTITTPVKSCRCCEPGRPMPLGKSKVYRDFFNNMP from the coding sequence ATGGCGGAAAGTAAGGACGGTACTGGGCGGGCATCGGTGAGAGCGCCTTTTACCTGTGATTCTAAAATGATTTTGTTTTCCGGAAGGCCCACAAGCTGGTACGAGGTGGAGATGGTTACCGGCAGGGCTGATCTGCGGGGAAATCTGGTTCCTGACAGTGATGTAAATGCCATTGGTTATAATGTGCTGGACAATTATATCTATGGTTATGACCAGACAGCGAACCAGCTTGTACGGGTGGGAAATGACGGTTGGACAGATGTTCTGACACCCAGACCCCAGGGACTGCCTGCGGATTTTTATAATGCGGGAACACTGGATCTGAACGGATATTATTATCTGTATGTATCGGGGGAGCAAAGATTCTATACTGTGGATCTAAGGCCGGGTTCTCCCTCATACTTAAAGCTGGTGGATCCGGCAGCTGGCTATGTGGAACAGACGGACGATTATGGTACAGCCCTCACCGAACCGCTGAACATAGGCGACTGGGTGTGGAGTCCCCAGGAGAATGTTTTATATGGAGTGGCAAATGACGGAACCGTATACAGAATTTATCCGGATGGGCAGGTGACAGCCCTTGACACCGCAGGACCGAATCCTGGGACGGCTTTCGGGGCAGCCGTTATGGACCAGAATGGGGTTCTATATGCAGTTTCCGGCGGGGATGGAACCATTTACCGGTATCTGATTGACCAGAACCGCGCCCAGGCAGCCAGATTTTCTTCAACCATACAGAATTCATTCCAGGACGGAACTATGTGCCCTTATGCGGCTTTGGAAGTGGATTTTGGAGATGCGCCGGATATTGGCGGCACAGCGGGCAGCGGTAATTATAATACACTGCTTACAAGTGACGGACCGCGGCATAGGATCACTGACGGTCTGACGCTGGGGCTTCAGATCACAGGAGAGACGGAAGCGCATCAAAATGCCCGGGCAGACGGGGATGACCTGGAAAAACAGATACAGGATGATGGGCTGGCCGTGCCTCCTGTCCCCCTGACAGTGACAGATACCATGTACCATGTAAACGTGGCGGTCAGAAATATTACAGGCACCGGGGCAAATCTGTACGGCTGGATCGATTTTAACAACAATGGTCTGTTTGAGGAAGATGAGGCTGTGCATCAGACTGTCCCGTCCAGCTCACAGACCCAGATGATCACCCTGGATTTTACAGTTCCGCCGTCAGTGCAGCTCCGCCCGGGACATACATTTCTCAGACTCCGGCTCACCACGGATGATCTGTCGGAAGGGACGCAGCAGGGACAGGACATCAGGAGCGTAGGCCCTGCGTCTGACGGTGAAGTGGAGGACTATATCCTGCAGATCCAAGCTCTGGCGGATCTCTCAGTGGAAAAGACGGCCGTGCCGGATGTACTGAATGAAGGAGACCAGATCATTTACACGATCCTGATCAGAAACCAGGGGCCTGATCCCGCGTTGGAAGTGCAGCTCGCAGATGATGTCCCGGAGGAAATTACACTTCCGGAATACAGCACGGATAATGGAGGAACCTGGAACCCGTGGACGGGCAGCCTGGATATAGGGGAAATGCAGTCCGGTGAAGAGCGTACAGTTCTTATCCGGGGGATTTTCAGCAGCAGCACCGCTACACAGGTGGAGAATACCGCGCGTGTTGTCACCGTATCTCAGGATGATGACCCGTATAACAATACATCTACAGTGATAACATCAGTGAACCGTTCTGCTGATCTGTCTGTTGCTAAGAGCGCGGATCCGTCCCCAGCCACCGCAGGGAAACAGGTGGAATTTGCAATAGAAGTGAGTAATCAGGGGCCTGACAATGCGTTAAATGCCACTGTGGCAGACTATATTCCGGCAGAAATAGAAAATCCCGTGATATCCTACAACGGTGGAGCTACCTGGAGTGTGTTTGACGGGCGGACCGGTGTGTTCGATCTACCGTCAGGTGAACATGTATCTTTTCTTATCAGAGGAGATCTTCAGGCGCGTGCAGCAGGCAGTTTTACCAATACGGCGGAAGTTCAGTCTGAGACGCCGGACCCGGATTCTTCCAATAATACGGATACCATTGAGGTCCTTATCAACCAGTCAGCCGATCTGGCGGTGACTAAAACACCGCTGGAGCCTGCCGTATATGAGGGGCAGAGAATCCAGTACAGTATTGAGATTGAAAACAGAGGACCTTCCGATGCGGCAAATGTGACCCTGACAGATGCAGTTCCCGCAGAGATAGCCGATGCGGAATTTTCCCTGAATGGGGGAAGTGTGTGGAATATCTGGAGCGGCTCTTATACCTGGCCTGTTTTTTCGGCAGAAAGCAGTGTGACTGTACTGCTGCGGGGGACGGCAGTACCGGGATTTACAGGGACGGTGAAGAATACGGCATCTGTGAACTCCTCTGTACCGGACCCAGATCCTGACAATAATTCATCAGAGGCTGAGGTGACAGTGGAACCGGGGGCGGACCTGACGCTGACGAAAACGGCATCTCCTGACAGGATCATAGCAGGACAGAGGGTGATATACACGATAACAGCCCAAAATCAGGGGCCGGGAAGAGCTGAAAATGTTATTATAAAGGACACAGCGTCCCCTTATCTGATGGAGGCAGAGTATTCCGTAGACAACGGAACTACCTGGCTTCCCTGGGGAGGTTCCTATGCAGTCACGTCCCTGGATGCAGGAGAAAATGTGGAAATTTTCCTAAGAGGAAGGAGCGAGCCGTCCTTTACAGGTACTCTTCACAATACAGCCTCTGTAAGCTCTGACACCCCGGACCCGGATCCTGGCAACAATACAGATGACGCGGAGGTGACTGTGGATGTGTCAGCCGACCTGTCCGTGAGGAAAACGGCAGAACCGAATCCTGCCAGACCGGGAGCCTCTGTTACCTATGAGGTTGTCGTAAAAAATTTTGGCCCTTCGGATGCCGTCCAGGTGACACTGGAGGATACCATGCCTTCGGTTTTGGTGAATCTGGAGTATTCTGTTGATGACGGTGAGAACTGGAATCTGTGGAATGGTTCATGGACAACAGAATTTCTGGCGGCAGGTACTTTTGTGAACGTGCTGCTCAGGGGATTTGTGCCTCATAATGCATCAGGACAGCTTAGAAACACTGCGGCGGTGAGCAGCAATACACAGGATCCTTATCCGGATAATAATAGGATCGAGCTTGTGACACCCATTGCGCCTATGCCGGAGCTGTTTATCACTAAGACGGCCTATCCTGACTGTGCCATACCCTGCGAGTATTTGGTTTATACCATTTTGGTGGAAAACAGCGGTTCCGCGGACGCGGAAGACGTTATGCTCACGGACTATATTCCCCGGGAACTCTGGAATCTGCAGTTTTCTATGGACGGCGGAGGAACCTGGTCGGAGTGGAAGGGGTCAGAGCTGATCGGAACCATCCGGAGAGGGGAAACCGTCACTGTGCTCATTGCAGGGATGGTCCACGCCAGAGCCTGTGGTGTCATAACTAACACAGCCTCCGTATCCGGCGCAGGTTCGGAGGAATATTACCCGGAGGACAGTGTGACCATAACCACGCCGGTTAAGTCGTGCCGCTGCTGTGAACCCGGCAGGCCTATGCCTCTTGGGAAGAGTAAAGTGTATCGGGATTTCTTCAATAACATGCCGTAA